The Motacilla alba alba isolate MOTALB_02 chromosome 13, Motacilla_alba_V1.0_pri, whole genome shotgun sequence sequence ctgcagggacattCCCAGGGGATGCAGCCGGCTTTGGGGGCTCTCTGGTGAGGCTGGGCTGCGTGGCAGGGCGGTGTGCTCTGGTGGGAAAGTGtgagcctgtgctgctctgcactccAGAGGCATCCCCAGAcccagagctcctgcccagAGCATGCTGCTGTCCTTGGCCACTGCTTCCCGTGAGCTGGTCCTGCCACAGCAGGCTGGAAGGAAGCATCCTGCCCCAGCTTTGTGGGCTGCAgtggggctctgctctgcaggtcTGCAGGGGTGGGCAGCACAGGACAACTGTGCTGGTGTGTCCATGAGCTTGACTTTCAGCTGTGTCCATCTCTGTGGCACTCCTGGGTGACCACTGAGGCTGCTTCAGCTCACTGGTCACACAAAATAAGTGCCACCATGGCCCTCTGACATGGTACCTCCTGTGGCACGAGGCTCTGCTGGGGTGCTGACACCCCGGCTAGGCAGGCTGTAAACCATGgtccctgtgctggagctgggataaGGACTGCAGTCTGGATAGCTGGATGCTGCGTGGCACATCCTGGCAtctgccagctgggaaaggggagagacACTTGGGTGCTCCTGGTGGGAAAGCACTGAGGAAGCTCTGTCCTGCAGGCCTCTGGACAGGGCAGGAGGTGAGCACCTCTCTGGATGTGGTGATGGAGGTGCAGGGAACAAAAGACTGggtggagaggggaggaaggaagccCTGGTTAGCGGGTCTGGGTGGGAAGTAggagggctggcactgccatggctcctggctgtgctggcacctgTCAAAGGGGTTTCCTGCACGTTGGCATGGAGGGGGACGGGAAGTGCTGACCAGGCTGGGTGAGGCTTCATGACGCAGCCTGACGTGCTCTCCCCTTCCTGGGCAGTCGTGTGAaaacctctcccagctcctgctcctgcctccaaACCCACGCAGCTGCCCCgtgccttccccagccctccaGGGCAGCAAGCTGGGGCTtgcagcagcatggccaggagctgggggcatctctgctgctgggggcaccctcctgtgccaggctggaggcaTGGGAGGGCGGTGTGGGGATACAGGGTGGGAGTACCCATGTCCTGCTGGCACTAGCAGTGGGATGCAGGTGGAACTGGGCCACATCCAGTCCATATGTGGTGTTTGGCCTTGCATGGAGGGCTGGTGTTGGCCTAGAGAAGGGATGTGTGGCTCCAGGGTGAGCTGGGTTCTGCAAGGAGGGGCCAGGACTCTGTGGCAAGGATTTTTCAGCCCTCTGACAGTGCTGGGAATCTGGCTCGCTCCTTTTATGTTCATGTCGAACAGGACTTGAGGAAATACTTGGTCCAGGTCCAAGCGCCTCGAGTTCTTCcatgctggaggagcaggaatggctgcagcctgcccacatctgtctgtctgtctgtctgtcagtgcctgggagctgtgtgcATTGCTCCGGGCCCTGCTTGCCTCTGGCTGTGCATCCCTggtgggaggggagggcagcctccccttcccagcGTGGGGTTGACGTTGGGCCGTGCCGTGGAGCCACAGCAGGGCCAAGGCGCATCCCTGGCACCGTGGCCAGGAAGGGAGACTTGTGGCTGTGCTCCCGGCTGTCCCAGCAGGAGGACATGGGGGGGGGGGCGGGTGTCTCCCTGCCCCGGCAGCCTCTGTGGGAATGAGGTAATGTCTGTGCCTGGTGGGAACGGGCCGGGAGCGCGGGCGGCTGGGGGAGTGCCCAAAGGGTGCCTCCCctgtccttccctgccccaggcGAAGGGCTGGACATGCCTGTGGTTTGCTGTGAGATGTGGGCTGCCCCCCTGACTCACTGTGCTCTCTTCCTGCCCTGGGACCACAGGGATGACTGCAGGGGGTGGCTGGGCTTCGAGGATGAGGCAGCACTGCCTCTGTGTTTGGCGTCACGGCAGTGAGGCCCTGGGGTGCTGGCAGGGTCCCCAGGCATGCCAGAGGGcaagggctgggcagtgccctggAGAAGAGctttgccttctgctgctgccaaggggaagaagctgctctgggctcaTGCACTGGGAAATGGGGAGTAATCTGGGGGTCCCCACTTTCCCCTGGGTCTGCTCTGTGTGGtgtcctgtgctgagctggggatcCTGGGCCTTGGAAGTCCCCTGCCCTCATGAGGatgcccctctgctcccacatTACTGCTTGGCTGTTCAGCTCTCCCTAACTctgtctgtcctgcagctgACTCTGGGTGGGAAGGCAGCCCAGGCCGGTGTTGGAGTGGGCGACTGGGTGCTGTACATCGACGGGGAGAGCACCAGTGCCATGACACACATCGAGGCCCAGAACAGGATCCGTGCCTGTGGGGACAGGCTCTGCCTCACCTTGAGCAGGTAAGAATTGTGGGTCCCTCAAACATGGGGTTCTGGTGTGCCTGCTGTGTAATCAGGGCCCTCTGCCCAGTGCTGCCTCCTGGTATCACCATCTCCCAGCATCACTGCTCCTTACCTAGAGCCTGGAAGTCCCTGGCTGTGTCCAAGGGCTCTGCTTGCCTGGGTAAGGCTTAACCTGACGGCAAGCcacagggcagtgccagctggcCATGTTTCCCCTCGGCTGggtgctgcatccctggggtACCAGCATGCTGGTGGTGTCTGGACCAACTCCAATACCTGCCCATCTGTCTCCTCTCTTGCAGAGCCCAGAACCAGCTGGGGAAGCCGCAGAAGGTACGTGTTGCTCCTGGTGCCACGGTGGCAGCTCAGCCTCATCTCAGGGGAAGGGAATCTCAGCGTAGTGAAACAAATGGACTTTGCTCTTGGGGCTTTTAGGGGGCTGGGGTGTGTTTGAAGGTCTAGAAAgcccagctggaggagcagctctgacctCTGGCACCGTGGAGGATCAGAGGGAGCGAGATCCATGCCGTAGGTGCCTGGGCTCAGATTGTCTGTGcccctgctggtgctgggtgTGGGCAGGGATGCAGAGGGGCCAGCGCAGGGGAGGAGGCTGGGCAGGTGCAGCACCATGTTTGCTAGTGCTGGGGagtgccctggcacagggaggcagggctggggctggtgacTGGTGgctcctgggcagaagccacCTGCATGTGTTCAGCTTTGTGCCGTGGGGCGGTTGCAGTCGGCGCGTGTGCATGCACCGCCCTGCCACGGGCAGCAGCGAGTGTCCGGGGCACCTACTAATCTTCAAATGATCCCGAGGCTGGGTTTGTGACCTGCTGTCGCTGGGCCAGGTGCCCGGTGGAGTGAGCgccagcctggcagagcctggtCTCCGAGGTGCACGTGCTGTCCGGCTttcctccctggctgcctgctgcgctgcctggcccagggctgtcccttgCATGCTGCTTGACGTGTGagcctgtgtctgtgtgttttgtCTCGCTCAGGACTCACTCCCCTGCTCTGAACCCCTGAAATATAACTTCGCTCCCAGCACCGCCCTCAACAAAACAGcccggcccttcggggccggctcaCCTCCGAACCCACGGCCCGGGCTGGTGACGAAACCCGTGACGTACGCGCCCCTGGCGCCCGCCTGCACCCCCCAGCACAACGGGTATGTTGCTGTCCATCCTGCTCCCCGAGGATCGGGGGGAGCCTGCTGCCCCGCCCTGCTGCGCCTTGCATGCCAGGCACCCTGGGTGGGAGCGGGTGACAGCGCCCGTGCCAGAGCAAGCGGTGCTGAGGTGGCACAACAGAACTGTCTCACGCAGGGACGCACGGCCACGCTCGTGCCGGGCCCTTGCTCAGGGACGTGTCAGCCTGTGGGGACTCCTGCCGGGCTTGACACGGTGGCTGTAGCGGGACACTGGCTGGCATCTGCAGTGGCAGGGAAACGGTGGCTGGCTGTGACCACCGGCCGGTGCCTGCCTGGGGGAGTCCTGCCgttcccctggctgcaggaaggggctgggcagagtgatggcctccagccctgccactcTGTTCCCCGGCTCTGCTGCAtgtgtgcagcagtgctggtccctgctcctcctgccagagctgccgtagtgcccaggagctgggcaaCGGGGCAGGATGTGGCATTGACTGCCCTGGGCATCCAGGCCCGTtctgggggctgagggggcaCAGTCTGGTCCGCTGGCatctgcccctgtgccccagtGGCTCTCAGCCCTGGGTGAGCTGGGTGTGAGACTCAGGGATAGGGGGTTAATGCAGGCCATAGGTGAGCTCTGGAAACTTCTTGGGTGCTGTAGGTCTAAtttcaccttcctttttctttctttctctcctccctttctctttccctctccctaCAGGTGCTGAGCCTTGACAAGTCAGTAAGCCTTTTACCTGCTCTCTCTATCCTCCCTGCATGCCTCTTCCCTGCCAGTGCCCTGTCCTTcagggcagggccagcctggGGATGGGCAGCAGGCGCTGCTCTGCCCATGTGGGTGGGTCACTGCTGGCACCAAGCTGTCCCCAGTGTAGAGGGGACAGCTGCCTGTCTCTGCCAGCTGTTGGAGCCCTGGAGTGTCCTTGTGTGTGATCCATTCCCTGTTCCCCACgatgtggctgtgctgggcaagGGCtgatgggctgtgctgggcaccgTGCCCACGGCCAGGTGGCACCGCCATAGACGGCTGTGGTGCAGCTTCCCTGATGGTGTTTTTTGACCTTGGCTTATTCTTGCTCTGTCCTTTCTCTTTCTGGCCCTTGGGGCCAGTTTCAAATTGCCAGGAATGGTGGTGGTCATTCCAGAGTCAGTCCTTCACAGGCCCAGCCTTTGTGAGGGAGGAGTTGGGGGGTGGGGAGTAAGACAAGGTGTGACATCTCTGGTACTGGtgtgctgtgattctgtgctggggaaggtgggggacagccccaggagaTCTGTCAGATTTGACAGGTGACTCTGTCACTCACAGGCagcccccacagctgctggagtcCCCCAGCACCCCTGTGTGTGACCCTGTGAAGCTGCGGATGTTAGAGGACATTGACGACTCAAAGCCCCACAGTTGGACCTCCCAGTCCCGTTCCTTCCGCAAACTGTCCCGCCTGGTGGGCGCAGACGCCAGTGAGTTCCCAGGGggcctggcactggctgcctgcccagctTTGCTGGGGAGACTGGAGCTGGATAAAGGCTTTGGTGCCTCGTGGAGTGTTGGTTTTGGCCCTGTGAGGCAGTTaagccaggcagagctgcctggggctgtgtgggctcgtggtgctgctgctggtctgGGGCCGTGCTCTGCCCCGtggccaggcagggccaggtgggacaggtgggcagtgggaggagagggccttttccctttcctgttccttttcccttcctgctgtctCTGGGCCTCAGTTGCCACAGACTGACTCCATCTCCccctttctctcctgctgtgctcagtggAGGATGGTGAGGACGAGCTTGTTAAAAAGCCCAGGTAAGGGGAGcgtgtgctggagcagcagcaggagccacaaGGTGCCCACCCCAGGCTCAGCCCACACACCTGGTTCTCTCTTGCTGCTTGCAGTCACTCAGGGGAAGCTCTTTgctctgttgctgttttttctctccctctccaagAGTCGAGCTGTTGGTGGAGCTTCAGAGCTCACCCTGCGCTCACCCCACagtgggcactgccagagctcagcCACTGCTCTGGCCATCACCTTGGGAGGGTCCTGCCGGGACACCCACCAGCCAGACAAGATGTCCTGTGCTGGGTAGGacctgctgggcactgctggcaccaAGCTGGGGAGGCCAAGCTCTGCCATTGCTTCTTGAGGAAGAGGGATCTGGAGAAGGCTGGTGCACTGAGAACACCTTGCTGGGGCTATTGGGAGGTGCTAGGCAGCAGCTGGACAGTGTGCTGTGAGCCTGGCGTGGGGCTGCAGGatggcagggcacagctgggtgagTGTCTCTGACTTCTCCTGGTTCTGGAGTGCATTTGTGAGggatgggctgtgctgtggtCAAATACTGAGTGTTGTGCTACCGTTCTTTTCAACATCACAGGGATGCCCATGGGTCCAGCTGGGGCACAGTGGAGCAGTGGTGAGTGCCAGGGTCTGGTGAGGGCACCTttggcagcactgccctgtgctgaaGCAGGGTCTGTGCTTGGTGCTGGCTGAAGTTCCTGCCCTCTGTCACTCACAGGCAGCCTCCACAGCCTCTGGagccccccagcacccctgggtgTGATCCTGGGAAGTTGAGGATGTTAGAGGACGCTGAGGACTGGCAGCCCCGCACCGGGACCTCGCAGTCCCGCTCCTTCCGCAAGCTGGCCCAGCTGACGGGCACAGATGGCAGTGAGTTCCCGCAgggcctggcactgcctggggatGTGGGACTGTTTTGGGGTAACCAGACGTTGGGAGAGGCAGTAGGGTGATGTGGCACCCGGGAGTGTTGGTTTTGGCCACAGTTAACTCCCTGAGGGCAGCTGAGCCAGCGAGatctgcctggggctgtgtgtgggctCATGGTGGTGCTGGTCTGGGGTTGTGTTCTGCCCTGTGGCCAGACAGGGCTGTGCAGTGGGGCCAGGCGAGTGGAGAGgttggttttcctcctttcccttcctgcttttcctggacCTTAGTTGCTGCAGACTGACTCCATCTCCCcctttctctcctgctgcacTCAGTGGAGGATGGTGAGGATGAGTTTATTAAAAAGCCCAGGTAAGGGGATCGTGTGCCAGGGCAACAGCAGGAGCCACAGGGTGCCCACCCTGGGCTCAGCCCACAAGGCTTGTTCTCTCTCACTGCTTGCAGTCACTCAGGGGAAGCTCTTTGCCCtcttgctgtttcttctttcctctccttatCCTCCACCTTCTATCctgtcctttcctttttcctagaGCCGAGCTGTTGGCAGAGCCACAGGCTCACCCCACAACAGGCACTGCCAGTGCTCATCCACTGCTCTGACTGTCACCTCAGGAGGGTCCTGCCCAGCCACCCACCAGCCAGGCAGGCTGTCCCCAGATGAGGTGTCCTCATGCTGGGTGTGCAGGCAGGACctgcttggcactgctggcaccaAGCTGGGGAGGCCAAGATGCAGCACAGTGTGCTGGACACAGTGGGCAGGGGTGGCTGGTGGCACTGACAGCACCTTGCTGGGGGTGTTGGGCGTTGCAGGGTAGGGAACTAGACCAGACCTGGGGCACAATGTCGTGTGGggccagggaatggctgcaaGGCTGATCAGGAGTGAATGCTGTCAGCTTTTCCACAAGGCTCGTGCGTCTCTGGGGCTGTGAATGTGGATGGGGAGGGATGAGCTGGTCAAACACTGACTGCTGTGCCACCATTCTTTCTGATACCACAGGGATGCCCACGGGTCCAGCTGGGGCACGGGGCAACCTCGGTGAGTGCCAGGTTCTGGCAGAGGTGTTGCCATGTGCCAGGGCATCTTTGGGGGTGCTTCCCTGTTCCAGAGCAGGGTCCAGTCctggtgctgagctcctgccctCTGTCACTCGCAGACAGCCCCCACAGCCTCTGGAGCCCCCCAGTGACACTGTGTGTGACCCCGTGAAGCTGCGGATGTTAGAGGACATTGTCGACTCAAAGCCCCACACTTGGACCTCCCAGTCCCGTTCCTTCCGCAAACTGGCCCGGCTGGTGGGAGCAAACAGCAGTGAGTtcctgcagggcctggcactggctgcctgcccaggtgtgcccagcttTGCTGGGGCAGCTGGTAAAGGCTGTGGTGTGTTGTTACAGCAGGGCATTGGTTTTGGCCCCATTTGGGCCCTCTGTGGCAGCTgaaccagcaggagctgcccagagctgcgtgggcacgTGGTGgtgtggctgggctggagctgtgctctgccctgtggccaggcagggctgtgtgttgGAGCAGGGGGGCTGTGGGAGGAAAGggcatttttccttcctttcccttccctttccttcctgctgtgcctgagccTCAGTTGTCACAGACTGACTCCGTCTCCTCCTTTCTGTCCCGGTGTCCTCAGTGGATGATGGTGAGGATGAGCCCGTTAAAAAGCCCAGGTAAGGGGCAGCAGCAAGAGCCACAAGGTGCCCAtgccaggctcagccccacagccactTCACCCTTGCAGCTTGCAGTCACTCTGGGGGTGCTCTTTGCACTGCTGGGggttctcccctccctctctgtcccctctcccagACTTGAGGTGTTTTCAGAGCTGCACaatgggcactgccagcactcaGCCACTGCTCTGACCGTCACCTCAGGAGAGTCCTGCCCCAAGCACCCACCTGGGTAGGGGTGGCTGGTGACAATCACAACACCTTGCTGGAGATGTTGGGAGGTGCTGGGCAGCGACTGGTCTTGGTGCTTTGCATCCCGTGCAGCTGCGGAGCAGCTGCAAGGCTGATGGCCAGTATTTCCATGTGGCTCGTGCCTCCGTGGGGCTTTGGGTGCATATGGCAGGCATGGTCAAACAGTGactgttgtgctgctgttttttccaAGGGATTCCCATGGGTCCACCTGGGGCATAGTGGAGCAGCGGTGAGTGCCATGGTTTGGCAGGGTGTTGCCATGTGCCAGGTCACCTttggcagcactgccctgtgctgcagtgttGGGCAGGGTCAGTGCTTTGTGCTGCCTGAGCTCCTGCCCTCTGTCACTCACAGGGAGCCTCTGgagccccccagcacccccgGGTGTGATCCTGGGAAGCTGCGACTGATGGAGGACGCTGAGGGCTGGCAGCCCCGCACCGGGACCTCGCAGTCCCGCACCTTCCGCAAGCTGGCCCAGCTGACAGGCACAGATGGCAGTGAGTTCCCGCAgggcctggcactgcctggggatGTGGGACTGTTTTGGCATAGCCAGAAGTTGGGAGAGGCAGTAGGGTGGTGTGGCATCAGGAGTTTGATTTTGACCCTAAGTCACCCCTTGAGGGCGGCTGAGCCAGTGAGatctgcctggggctgtgtgtgggctCGTGGTGGTGCTGGTCTGGGGCCGTGCTCTGCCCCATGGATGGGGTGAGGGGATGGTGGATGGGGAGgttggtttttctcctttcctttcctgcttttcctgggcaTCAGTCACTGCAGACTGactccctctccccctttctctcctgctgcacTCAGTGGAGGATGGTGAGGATGAGATTGTTAAAAAGCCCAGGTAAGGGGAGCATGTGCTGAGGCTGCATGTCCCAGGtgtctgggcactgctggctctgagctggggatgctgagctgcacCTTAGCCTCTTGGGCATACAAGGAGTGGAGGAGGCTGATGGCACTGGGAAAACCTGGCTATGGGATGTTGGGAGGTCCTGAGTAGTGCCTGGGGCACATTGTCCTGTAAGCCTggtgtggcagagctgggtgagtGCTGCTGGCTCATTTCCCCTCAGCATCACTACTTCTCATGACTCTGGGCAAACTCTTTGCCCTGTTGTGGATTATTCTCTCCCTCTTTGTCCTCTTCGCAAGCTGAGGTGGtggtggagctgcagagcccacCCTGTGCTCATCCCACAACAGGCACTGCCAGTGCTCAGCCACTGCTTTGACCTTCACCTTGGGCGGTTCCTGCCTGGACACCCACTGGCCAGACAGCTTGTCCCCAAATGGGTGTGCAGGCGAGACCcgctgggcactgctggcaccaAGCTGGGGAGGTTAATATGCAGCACGATGTGTAGGGGTGGCTGGTGACACAACACTTCGCTGGGCATTTTTGGAGTCACAGGGCAGGCACTGTACCTAGGGCACGATATCATGTGGGGTCATGGAATGGCTGCAAGGCTGGTCAGGAGTGAATGCTGTCGGCATTTCCATGAGGTTCTTGTATCTCTGAGATTGTGGGTGCATATGGAAAGCATGGGCTGAGCCATGGATCAGCCACTGACTGCTGTGCCACCATTTTTTCTGATGCCACAGGGATGCCCATGGCTCCAGCTGGGGCACGGTGGAGCACCGGTGAGTGCCAGGGTCTGGCAGAGATGTTGCCATGTGCCAGAGCACCTTTTGGAGTGCTTCCCTGTTCcagagcagggtctgtgctttgtgctgcctgAGCTCCTGCCCTCTGTCACTCACAGACAGCCCCCACAGCCTCTGgagccccccagcacccccgGGTGCAGCCCCGGGAAGCTGCGACTGATGGAGGACGCTGAGGACTGGCAGCCCCGCACCGGGACCTCGCAGTCCCGCACCTTCCGCAAGCTGGCCCAGCTGACgggcacagacagcagcagtgagtTCCCACAGGGCCTGGCACTGCCCGGGGGTGCTGGGCTctccctgggctgccagggTCTGGCAGAGTCTGGAGTGGCACTGGAGTGTTGGTTTTGGCCCCGTGTGATCCCTGTGGGGTGGCTGAGTCAGTGGGAGCTGGTGGGGCTGTGCGTGGTCTCGTGGTGGTGACACCGGTCTGGGGTCTGGATCTGCCCTGTGGCCGGGCAGGGCTTTGTTTTGGGGCAGGGGTTGGTGGGAGGAGAGGttggttttcctcttttcccccctttgcCCTCTTGTTGTGCCGGGGCCTCTGTCTGCGAGGACTGActgtttcctcctttctctcctgctgcGCTCAGTGGAGGATCATGATGATGTGTTTGTTAGGAAGCCCAGGTAAGGGGAgtgtgtggcagcaggagctggggggctgCACGTCCTGGGCAGAGCCCCTTGGGCATTGTTGCCCCTCAGCTGGGAACGCTGAGCTGCGTCGTGGTGCCCCAGAAACAGTGGGTTGGGAGTGGCTGATGGCACTGGCCAAATCTCACTGGGTTGTTGTGATGTTTGGGCAGCATCTGGACCGTGGTGCAGTGTCCTGCAAGCCTGGCGTGGGGCTGTGGGATAGCCGAGCTTGTGGATGTCACCAGTTTGTCAGGATTGTTCCTTGTTCTGTGCAGCTAGGCAGGGGGGTGGACAGCACCCCATTTTTTGCCTTTACCTCTCTGTGACACCTCCTGCCCTGGTGCCATGGCCCTTGGCTACCAGCTGTGCCCAGTTTGCTCTGACACAAATAAAAGTTGGGTTTGTTGCCATCTCCTTTTTGAATTTGTCTTGGAGAAGCACAGAGCCACtggctctccctctctccctgtcccccgTCTTTCATTGGGCTGTGCCTCTTTA is a genomic window containing:
- the PDLIM7 gene encoding PDZ and LIM domain protein 7 isoform X7; this translates as MLEDIDDSKPHSWTSQSRSFRKLSRLVGADAMEDGEDELVKKPRDAHGSSWGTVEQWQPPQPLEPPSTPGCDPGKLRMLEDAEDWQPRTGTSQSRSFRKLAQLTGTDGRMPTGPAGARGNLGECQVLAEVLPCARASLGVLPCSRAGSSPGAELLPSVTRRQPPQPLEPPSDTVCDPVKLRMLEDIVDSKPHTWTSQSRSFRKLARLVGANSMDDGEDEPVKKPRDSHGSTWGIVEQREPLEPPSTPGCDPGKLRLMEDAEGWQPRTGTSQSRTFRKLAQLTGTDGMEDGEDEIVKKPRDAHGSSWGTVEHRQPPQPLEPPSTPGCSPGKLRLMEDAEDWQPRTGTSQSRTFRKLAQLTGTDSSSEFPQGLALPGGAGLSLGCQGLAESGVALECWFWPRVIPVGWLSQWELVGLCVVSWW
- the PDLIM7 gene encoding PDZ and LIM domain protein 7 isoform X12; translation: MLEDAEDWQPRTGTSQSRSFRKLAQLTGTDGRMPTGPAGARGNLGECQVLAEVLPCARASLGVLPCSRAGSSPGAELLPSVTRRQPPQPLEPPSDTVCDPVKLRMLEDIVDSKPHTWTSQSRSFRKLARLVGANSMDDGEDEPVKKPRDSHGSTWGIVEQREPLEPPSTPGCDPGKLRLMEDAEGWQPRTGTSQSRTFRKLAQLTGTDGMEDGEDEIVKKPRDAHGSSWGTVEHRQPPQPLEPPSTPGCSPGKLRLMEDAEDWQPRTGTSQSRTFRKLAQLTGTDSSSEFPQGLALPGGAGLSLGCQGLAESGVALECWFWPRVIPVGWLSQWELVGLCVVSWW